A stretch of Microbulbifer sp. SAOS-129_SWC DNA encodes these proteins:
- a CDS encoding pirin family protein, whose product MDMIRKAESRGRANFGWLDSRHSFSFGSYYDPRHMGISVLRVINDDTVKGGAGFGAHGHRDMEIISYVLEGAIEHRDSTGNHFVVPAGEVQRMSAGRGIQHSEFNASRHQRLRFLQIWIEPNVTGIEPEYEQARIEQRGQLTPLVTTDGRDGSLSLHQDAGLYRLRLQPGEAFTLQTGPRTGYLHVIDGSAAAGTAQLAAGDGAAMIKTREQLLSAGKAGLEALWFDLPRDY is encoded by the coding sequence ATGGACATGATCAGAAAGGCAGAATCCCGCGGACGCGCCAACTTCGGCTGGCTCGACAGCCGCCACAGCTTTTCCTTCGGCAGCTACTACGATCCCCGCCATATGGGGATATCGGTACTGCGGGTAATCAACGACGATACGGTCAAGGGGGGCGCCGGCTTCGGCGCGCACGGGCACCGCGATATGGAGATCATTTCTTACGTGCTCGAGGGCGCGATCGAACACCGCGACAGCACCGGCAACCACTTTGTGGTGCCCGCCGGCGAGGTCCAGCGCATGAGCGCCGGCCGCGGAATTCAGCACTCGGAGTTCAATGCGTCGCGCCACCAGCGGCTGCGCTTTCTGCAGATCTGGATCGAGCCGAATGTGACCGGCATAGAGCCGGAGTATGAGCAGGCGCGCATTGAGCAGCGCGGGCAACTGACCCCGCTGGTTACCACCGACGGCCGTGACGGCTCCCTCAGCCTGCACCAGGATGCCGGTCTCTACCGCCTGCGGCTGCAGCCGGGCGAGGCCTTTACCCTGCAGACCGGCCCACGCACCGGCTACCTGCACGTGATTGACGGCAGTGCCGCTGCCGGCACCGCGCAGCTGGCCGCCGGTGACGGCGCGGCGATGATCAAAACCCGCGAGCAGTTGTTATCCGCCGGCAAAGCGGGCCTGGAAGCCCTCTGGTTCGACCTGCCGCGCGACTATTAA
- a CDS encoding sulfotransferase produces MREALQQRNFVRAVELAEQLTRDFPQDVETYYLLATGLRYHAEHQRALETLEKLLAVESRYARAFQERGHNYAQLGDSGAAAAAFGHAVELNPALHASWKGLALASRTLGRAEEAQHALQQFQHLQKLPAELVSVASLLYDGKLYKAEQLCRAFLQQHKHHPEGMRLLALVGAELGILDDADFLLESCLALYPEFQQARFDYIGVLRKRQKFAAALEQAKTLREQQGGRQAEILFATQSAMVGDYQAALAIYDRIAAAAPELHAIHLQRGHTLKTIGDAEAANHAYRDAYNAKADFGDAYWSLANMKTYRFTDREIEQMRAQVAAPSTAHEDRYHFCFALGKALEDRGEFAEAFQWYEQGNVLKLAECRYSIEQNRRDTDLQIANCTAALFDKFSGAGCDAADPIFIVGLPRAGSTLLEQILASHSQVDGTLELHNIMAMARRLDGRRRVSDEPRYPGVLHELEPAQLEQLGRQFIEETRIHRQGAPLFIDKMPNNFRHIGLIRLMLPNAKIIDARRHPLACCFSGFKQLFADGQEFTYGLKQIGEYYRDYVRLMAHWDRVLPGKVLRVHYESVVENLEGEVARILDFCGLPFEQACVDFHQSERAVRTPSAEQVRQPIYRSGTEQWKKFASQLAPLHELLGDELRDYPSAG; encoded by the coding sequence GTGCGCGAGGCACTGCAGCAGCGCAATTTTGTCCGTGCAGTGGAGCTGGCGGAACAGCTCACGCGGGACTTCCCGCAAGATGTCGAAACGTATTACCTGTTGGCCACCGGCCTGCGTTATCACGCTGAACATCAGCGCGCGCTGGAAACGCTGGAAAAACTGCTTGCGGTGGAGAGCCGCTACGCGCGCGCATTCCAGGAGCGCGGTCACAATTATGCGCAGCTCGGGGACAGCGGCGCGGCGGCCGCGGCCTTTGGTCATGCGGTGGAATTGAACCCGGCGCTGCACGCCAGCTGGAAAGGGCTGGCGCTGGCATCGCGCACCCTGGGGCGTGCCGAGGAGGCGCAGCACGCACTGCAACAGTTCCAGCACCTGCAGAAACTGCCGGCGGAGCTGGTCAGTGTCGCCAGCCTCTTGTACGACGGCAAGCTCTACAAAGCCGAGCAGTTGTGCCGCGCCTTTCTGCAGCAGCACAAGCACCACCCGGAGGGGATGCGTCTGCTGGCACTGGTGGGCGCCGAACTGGGTATTCTCGACGACGCCGATTTTCTGCTGGAGAGCTGCCTGGCACTGTATCCGGAGTTCCAGCAGGCGCGCTTTGACTATATCGGCGTGCTGCGCAAGCGGCAGAAATTCGCCGCCGCACTGGAGCAGGCCAAAACCCTGCGCGAGCAGCAGGGCGGGCGCCAGGCGGAGATCCTGTTTGCGACCCAGAGTGCGATGGTGGGGGATTACCAGGCCGCGCTGGCGATCTACGACCGCATCGCCGCGGCGGCGCCGGAGTTGCACGCCATTCACCTGCAGCGCGGCCACACCCTGAAGACCATCGGCGACGCAGAGGCGGCCAATCACGCCTACCGCGATGCCTACAACGCGAAAGCGGATTTTGGCGACGCCTACTGGAGCCTCGCCAATATGAAAACCTACCGCTTCACCGATCGTGAGATCGAGCAGATGCGCGCGCAGGTGGCAGCGCCATCGACGGCCCATGAGGATCGCTATCACTTCTGTTTCGCGCTGGGCAAGGCACTGGAAGATCGCGGCGAGTTTGCCGAGGCCTTTCAATGGTACGAACAGGGCAATGTGCTGAAGCTCGCGGAGTGCCGCTACAGTATCGAGCAGAACCGCCGCGATACCGATCTGCAGATTGCCAACTGCACGGCGGCGCTGTTCGACAAGTTTTCCGGTGCAGGTTGTGATGCCGCCGATCCCATTTTTATTGTCGGGCTGCCGCGCGCCGGTTCGACCCTGCTGGAGCAGATCCTCGCCTCGCACTCGCAGGTGGACGGCACGCTGGAGCTGCACAATATCATGGCCATGGCGCGGCGCCTCGACGGTCGCCGCCGCGTCAGCGACGAGCCGCGCTATCCGGGCGTGTTACACGAGCTGGAGCCGGCGCAGCTCGAGCAGCTGGGGCGGCAGTTTATCGAGGAAACACGCATCCATCGCCAGGGCGCGCCGCTGTTTATCGACAAGATGCCGAACAACTTCCGCCACATCGGCCTGATCCGCCTGATGCTGCCCAACGCCAAAATTATCGACGCGCGCCGCCACCCGCTGGCCTGCTGTTTCAGTGGTTTCAAGCAGCTGTTCGCCGACGGCCAGGAGTTTACCTACGGGCTCAAGCAGATCGGGGAATACTACCGCGACTATGTGCGCCTGATGGCCCACTGGGATCGCGTGCTACCCGGCAAGGTATTACGCGTGCACTATGAATCCGTGGTGGAGAACCTGGAGGGCGAGGTCGCGCGGATTCTCGATTTCTGTGGTCTGCCATTCGAGCAGGCCTGTGTCGATTTCCACCAGAGTGAACGGGCGGTGCGCACGCCCAGTGCCGAGCAGGTGCGCCAGCCGATTTATCGCAGTGGCACCGAGCAGTGGAAAAAATTCGCCAGCCAGCTGGCGCCGCTGCATGAACTGCTCGGTGACGAGCTGCGGGACTATCCCTCCGCCGGCTGA
- a CDS encoding TonB-dependent receptor, giving the protein MFEKNKLHSAMLAASAVVFSSQSAVAEPKQIEEVTVTATKRAASTQDIPVTVQALGEESLKNLNVNNFDDYIRYMPNITAGGRGPGQSSIYIRGMATETIATQLSQANGTAPNVALYLDEAPVSIGGRNLDVYVTDIERVEVLKGPQGTLFGASSQAGTVRLITNKPKLNEFELSVDAGLSSTEHGAMSNKLESVVNLPLIDDKLAVRVAAYQSNEGGYIDNVAGTYTPDASVNPAWKGLPVTSATNEDLVKDDFNDATYRGARIGVKYAINDDWDALLQHTHQDLDTDGVFDHDPENVGDLEVRRYFDDYLKDSFDLTSWTLEGRLAALDVVYTGAYLDREVEQSMDYTGYNDVGAYVAYYTCDYVDTCYDPTKGYVGQVENTHVSHELRLSTPQEYPWRLTAGVFYENSEILDRGNFVYPSVADLGFPENYPRGWSPDTTDPVKSTAIDSGARPAEVAFFNDITRTEKQLAFFGELSYDLTDQLTATVGLRRYDIDVKLLGSANSAFGNSPQFADGVDVDKYGDNLDSKWANNNIDTPLNESDTITKFTLSYTPNSDMLFYATYSEGFRPPAYNRGGGNGNATTTVPYTVSTDTVDNYEAGWKTSLLDRSLQFNGSVYHVDWKDIQTAVFDPSVYFLFYLDNALDAQINGIEGDVTWLPTENLQLTGAFSYNDTEITDVPASAVNVAPEGSELALSPPLQFNLRARYEWNISRFDAYWQLGVQYSDEAWSSIVVQPNDRFKQDAYTTADASVGLREMHWGVELYAENLTDERAQLFINTLDNSKRITTNRPRTLGVKLSYDF; this is encoded by the coding sequence GTGTTCGAGAAAAACAAACTGCACAGCGCAATGCTTGCCGCCTCGGCGGTTGTCTTCAGCAGCCAGTCCGCGGTCGCGGAGCCGAAGCAGATTGAGGAGGTGACGGTCACCGCCACCAAACGTGCCGCCAGTACACAGGATATTCCCGTGACCGTGCAGGCGCTGGGGGAGGAAAGCCTGAAAAACCTGAACGTCAATAACTTTGACGACTATATCCGCTACATGCCGAATATCACCGCCGGCGGGCGCGGCCCAGGGCAGTCGTCGATTTATATTCGCGGTATGGCCACCGAGACCATCGCTACCCAGCTCTCCCAGGCCAATGGCACCGCGCCGAATGTGGCGCTGTACCTGGACGAGGCGCCGGTGAGCATCGGCGGACGCAACCTGGATGTCTACGTTACCGACATCGAGCGCGTCGAGGTACTCAAGGGCCCGCAGGGCACCCTGTTCGGCGCCAGCTCGCAGGCGGGCACCGTGCGCCTGATTACCAACAAGCCCAAGCTGAATGAATTCGAACTGAGTGTCGACGCCGGTCTGTCGAGCACTGAACACGGTGCGATGTCCAACAAGCTGGAGTCGGTGGTCAACCTGCCGCTGATCGATGACAAACTGGCGGTGCGGGTTGCGGCCTACCAGTCCAACGAGGGCGGTTACATCGACAATGTTGCCGGCACCTACACCCCGGATGCCTCGGTAAACCCGGCCTGGAAGGGGCTGCCGGTCACCAGCGCCACTAACGAAGACCTGGTCAAGGATGACTTCAACGATGCCACCTATCGCGGTGCGCGTATCGGGGTCAAATACGCGATCAACGACGATTGGGATGCGCTGCTCCAGCACACGCACCAGGATCTGGATACGGATGGGGTCTTCGACCACGACCCGGAAAATGTCGGCGACCTGGAAGTGCGGCGCTACTTCGACGATTACCTGAAAGACAGCTTCGACCTGACCAGCTGGACCCTCGAGGGCCGCCTCGCCGCCCTGGACGTGGTTTACACCGGCGCCTACCTGGATCGCGAAGTTGAGCAATCCATGGACTACACCGGCTACAACGACGTCGGTGCCTACGTGGCCTACTACACCTGTGACTACGTGGATACCTGCTACGACCCGACCAAGGGCTACGTCGGCCAGGTGGAAAACACGCACGTCAGCCACGAGCTGCGCCTCTCCACCCCGCAGGAATACCCCTGGCGCCTGACCGCCGGTGTCTTCTACGAGAACTCGGAGATTCTCGATCGCGGTAACTTCGTCTATCCGTCGGTCGCCGATCTGGGCTTCCCGGAAAACTACCCGCGCGGCTGGTCCCCGGATACCACCGACCCGGTCAAGTCCACCGCCATCGACAGCGGCGCGCGCCCGGCGGAAGTGGCCTTCTTCAACGATATCACCCGCACGGAAAAGCAGCTGGCCTTCTTCGGTGAACTCTCCTACGACCTCACCGACCAGCTGACTGCGACCGTGGGTCTGCGCCGCTACGATATCGACGTGAAGCTGCTGGGCTCTGCCAACTCCGCGTTCGGTAACTCGCCGCAGTTTGCCGATGGGGTCGACGTCGACAAGTACGGCGACAACCTGGACTCCAAGTGGGCCAATAACAACATCGATACGCCGCTGAACGAAAGCGACACCATCACCAAGTTCACCCTGAGTTATACGCCCAACAGCGATATGCTGTTTTACGCTACTTACTCGGAGGGGTTCCGCCCGCCGGCCTACAACCGCGGCGGCGGCAACGGTAATGCGACCACGACCGTGCCGTACACGGTGAGCACGGACACCGTGGACAACTACGAAGCGGGTTGGAAGACCAGCCTGCTGGACCGCTCGCTGCAGTTCAACGGCAGCGTCTATCACGTGGACTGGAAGGATATCCAGACCGCGGTATTCGATCCCAGCGTCTATTTCCTGTTCTACCTGGACAATGCGCTGGATGCGCAGATTAACGGTATCGAAGGGGACGTCACCTGGCTGCCGACGGAGAACCTGCAGCTGACAGGCGCCTTCTCCTACAATGATACGGAGATCACCGATGTGCCGGCCAGTGCCGTAAACGTCGCGCCCGAGGGCAGTGAACTGGCTCTGTCACCGCCGCTGCAGTTCAACCTGCGCGCGCGCTATGAGTGGAACATCTCTCGCTTCGATGCCTACTGGCAGCTTGGTGTGCAGTACAGCGATGAAGCCTGGAGCTCCATCGTGGTACAGCCCAACGACCGCTTCAAGCAGGATGCCTACACCACCGCGGATGCTTCCGTCGGTTTGCGTGAAATGCACTGGGGGGTGGAACTCTACGCGGAAAACCTGACCGATGAACGGGCCCAGCTGTTCATCAATACGCTGGACAATTCCAAGCGTATTACCACCAATCGCCCGCGTACCCTGGGCGTGAAGCTGAGCTACGATTTCTGA
- a CDS encoding DsbA family oxidoreductase → MDTLPLRIDIVSDVVCPWCVIGYLRLQRAIASFGDQFATEVHWLPFELNPQMPASGENLREHLARKYGTTPQESIQARQRLTDLGADLGFEFSYRDDMCMYNTFRAHQLLHWAAAYDRQTDLSLRLFRDFFQHQKNVDDISVLTEAAAAVGLNAREAGEILDNQTYAGTVRELEQQISSQGVHSVPLFILNRQYGIGGAQEVETFRRELQTLIDEAGAG, encoded by the coding sequence ATGGACACACTCCCCCTGCGCATCGACATTGTTTCCGACGTGGTCTGCCCCTGGTGTGTGATCGGCTACCTGCGCCTGCAACGGGCTATCGCCAGCTTCGGCGATCAGTTCGCGACCGAGGTGCACTGGCTGCCGTTCGAACTGAATCCACAGATGCCAGCCAGTGGAGAAAATCTGCGCGAGCACCTGGCGCGGAAGTACGGCACGACGCCACAGGAGAGTATCCAGGCGCGCCAGCGACTGACAGATCTCGGCGCCGACCTCGGTTTCGAGTTCAGTTACCGCGATGATATGTGCATGTACAACACTTTCCGCGCACACCAATTGCTGCACTGGGCCGCGGCCTACGATCGCCAGACCGATCTGAGCCTGCGCCTGTTCCGCGACTTCTTCCAGCATCAAAAAAATGTCGACGACATTAGCGTGCTGACAGAGGCCGCCGCCGCGGTAGGATTGAATGCGCGCGAGGCGGGCGAGATCCTGGACAACCAGACCTATGCCGGTACCGTGCGTGAGCTGGAACAACAGATAAGCAGCCAGGGGGTTCACAGCGTGCCGCTGTTTATCCTCAACCGCCAGTACGGTATCGGCGGCGCCCAGGAAGTGGAGACATTCCGCCGCGAGCTGCAGACACTGATCGATGAAGCCGGCGCGGGGTAA
- the fghA gene encoding S-formylglutathione hydrolase, protein MSLELVTATKSFDGSQRQYRHRSEVLDCDMRFAIFLPPQAEEGETFPVLYWLSGLTCTDENFSQKAGAQRMAAELGIALVIPDTSPRGDGVADDESYDLGQGAGFYLNATHEPWKQHYRMYDYVVSELPQLVEANFPVNQRRAIAGHSMGGHGALVIGLRNPQRFTSISAFSPICNPMACPWGEKAFAAYLGADRVSWEDYDATVLIGRATEQLPILVSQGEEDQFLETQLKPHALETAAEGAGYPIKVEHHSGYDHSYYFIASFIEQHLRFHADYLLKH, encoded by the coding sequence ATGTCACTTGAGCTTGTCACTGCAACCAAATCGTTTGACGGCAGCCAGCGCCAGTACCGGCACCGCTCCGAGGTGCTCGACTGCGACATGCGCTTTGCTATTTTCCTGCCGCCGCAGGCGGAAGAGGGCGAGACGTTCCCGGTTCTCTACTGGCTGTCCGGCCTCACCTGCACCGATGAAAATTTCAGCCAGAAAGCCGGCGCCCAGCGCATGGCCGCGGAGCTGGGGATTGCCCTGGTCATTCCGGATACCAGTCCGCGCGGGGACGGTGTCGCCGACGATGAAAGCTACGACCTGGGGCAGGGCGCGGGCTTTTACCTCAATGCGACGCACGAGCCGTGGAAACAGCACTACCGCATGTACGACTATGTGGTGAGTGAGCTGCCGCAACTGGTGGAGGCGAATTTCCCGGTGAACCAGCGCCGCGCCATCGCCGGGCACTCCATGGGTGGCCACGGCGCGCTGGTGATTGGCCTGCGCAATCCGCAGCGCTTCACATCCATCTCCGCATTCAGCCCGATCTGTAACCCGATGGCCTGCCCCTGGGGGGAAAAGGCCTTCGCCGCCTACCTGGGCGCCGATCGTGTCAGCTGGGAGGATTACGACGCGACGGTACTGATCGGCCGCGCGACGGAACAATTGCCGATCCTGGTCTCCCAGGGCGAAGAGGACCAGTTCCTGGAAACCCAGCTGAAACCCCACGCCCTGGAGACCGCCGCCGAGGGCGCCGGCTACCCGATCAAGGTCGAACACCACTCGGGTTACGACCACAGCTACTACTTCATCGCCTCGTTTATCGAGCAGCACCTGCGTTTTCACGCGGATTATCTGTTGAAGCACTGA
- a CDS encoding S-(hydroxymethyl)glutathione dehydrogenase/class III alcohol dehydrogenase, with protein MSAETIRCKAAVAWKAGAPLSIEEVEVMPPQKGEVRIRLLATGVCHTDAFTLSGDDPEGNFPAILGHEGGGIVESVGEGVTSVAVGDHVIPLYTPECGECKFCKSGKTNLCQKIRETQGKGLMPDGTTRFSVNGEPIYHYMGTSTFSEYTVLPEISVAKVNKEAPLEEICLLGCGVTTGMGAVANTAKVEPGATVAVFGLGGIGLATVIGARLAKAGRIIAIDINESKFELAKKLGATDCINPKNYDQPIQEVIVELTDGGVDYSFECIGNVNVMRSALECCHKGWGESVIIGVAGAGQEICTRPFQLVTGRVWRGTAFGGVKGRSQLPDYVERYLAGEFQLDDFITHTMPLEKINEAFDLMHEGKSIRSVIHYV; from the coding sequence ATGTCCGCAGAAACCATCCGCTGCAAGGCGGCGGTCGCCTGGAAGGCCGGCGCGCCACTATCGATCGAGGAGGTTGAGGTGATGCCGCCGCAGAAGGGCGAGGTGCGTATCAGGTTGCTCGCCACCGGCGTCTGCCACACCGATGCCTTTACCCTCTCCGGCGACGATCCTGAGGGCAACTTCCCGGCGATTCTCGGCCACGAGGGTGGCGGTATCGTCGAATCCGTGGGCGAGGGTGTCACCAGCGTCGCCGTGGGTGACCATGTGATTCCGCTGTACACGCCTGAATGCGGCGAGTGCAAATTCTGCAAGTCCGGCAAGACCAACCTGTGCCAGAAAATTCGCGAGACCCAGGGCAAGGGGCTGATGCCCGACGGCACCACCCGCTTTTCCGTCAACGGCGAGCCCATTTACCACTACATGGGCACTTCCACCTTTTCCGAGTACACGGTGCTGCCGGAAATCTCGGTGGCCAAGGTCAACAAGGAGGCGCCGCTGGAGGAAATCTGCCTGCTCGGCTGCGGTGTCACCACCGGCATGGGCGCGGTGGCCAACACCGCCAAAGTGGAACCCGGTGCGACGGTGGCGGTATTCGGCCTCGGCGGCATCGGCCTGGCGACGGTGATCGGCGCGCGACTGGCCAAGGCCGGGCGCATCATCGCCATCGATATCAACGAGAGCAAGTTTGAACTGGCGAAAAAACTCGGCGCCACCGACTGTATCAACCCGAAGAATTACGACCAGCCGATTCAGGAGGTCATCGTCGAGTTGACCGACGGTGGTGTGGATTACTCGTTTGAATGCATCGGCAATGTGAACGTGATGCGCTCGGCGCTGGAGTGCTGCCACAAGGGCTGGGGCGAATCGGTGATTATCGGCGTGGCCGGTGCCGGGCAGGAAATCTGCACCCGCCCGTTCCAACTGGTGACCGGCCGCGTGTGGCGCGGTACCGCCTTTGGTGGCGTCAAGGGGCGTTCGCAGCTGCCAGACTATGTGGAGCGCTATCTTGCCGGCGAATTCCAGCTGGATGATTTTATCACCCACACCATGCCGCTGGAGAAAATCAACGAGGCCTTCGACCTGATGCACGAGGGCAAAAGTATCCGCAGTGTGATTCACTACGTTTAG
- a CDS encoding AraC family transcriptional regulator — translation MKPNYEIRSGALAGFNQLVPALGGEPAALLARVGLPADCMRRPDLLIPIATLCDLLNLCAGELRCSDFGLRLADMQGVRILGALGKLVLESADLRAALVVAQRYMALHNQAEHWRIQLEGGYLVARRFDHFDHGLPAAQYCELSLGAGYRLIQDLAGKDIRPLRVTLRQQPQASLQRYRDFFHCEVLFEQACDSLVFEAEVMQRPLRPPGQNLQRYFDEFSRQLLDEHRDNLPAQVKALILQTLGAQRHSLAQISRLINVPARTLQRHLQRSGAGFKQLLQDARMETARWHLRSSSIDINLLSATLGYTDISAFSKAFRAVHGKSPLQWRKMQREQRQ, via the coding sequence ATGAAACCCAATTACGAAATCCGCAGCGGTGCGCTGGCGGGCTTTAACCAGCTGGTACCCGCCCTCGGCGGTGAGCCGGCCGCGCTGCTGGCGCGGGTGGGCCTGCCGGCGGACTGCATGCGCCGCCCCGACCTGCTGATTCCGATCGCCACCCTGTGTGACCTGCTCAATCTCTGTGCGGGTGAATTGCGCTGTAGCGATTTCGGCCTGCGTCTGGCGGATATGCAGGGAGTGCGGATTCTCGGCGCGCTGGGCAAGCTGGTGCTGGAGAGCGCTGACCTGCGCGCGGCGCTGGTGGTAGCGCAGCGCTATATGGCGCTGCACAACCAGGCCGAACACTGGCGTATCCAGCTGGAAGGCGGGTATCTGGTGGCGCGCCGCTTTGACCATTTCGATCACGGCCTGCCGGCGGCACAGTACTGCGAGCTGTCCCTGGGGGCCGGCTATCGCCTGATCCAGGATCTGGCCGGGAAGGATATCCGCCCCCTGCGCGTGACATTGCGCCAGCAGCCCCAGGCATCGCTGCAACGCTATCGGGACTTCTTCCACTGTGAGGTGCTGTTTGAGCAAGCGTGCGACAGCCTGGTGTTCGAGGCCGAGGTGATGCAGCGCCCGTTGCGGCCACCGGGGCAGAATCTGCAGCGCTATTTCGACGAATTCAGCCGCCAGCTGCTGGACGAGCACCGGGACAACCTGCCGGCGCAGGTCAAGGCGCTGATCCTGCAGACCCTCGGTGCCCAGCGGCACAGCCTGGCGCAGATCTCGCGGTTGATCAATGTGCCGGCGCGCACGCTGCAGCGCCACCTGCAGCGCAGCGGCGCCGGCTTCAAGCAGCTGCTACAGGATGCGCGCATGGAAACGGCGCGCTGGCACCTGCGCTCATCAAGCATCGATATCAACCTGTTGTCGGCCACACTCGGCTATACCGATATCAGCGCCTTTTCCAAGGCGTTTCGCGCGGTGCATGGAAAGTCGCCACTGCAGTGGCGCAAGATGCAGCGCGAACAACGCCAGTAG
- a CDS encoding VOC family protein: MLKGIHHAAIICSDYAVSKRFYTETLGLAVLAEHYRAERDSYKLDLQLPDGSQIELFSFPDRPPRPSYPEARGLRHLAFRVDSVEAVAARLQAAGVAVEPIREDEYTGKKFTFFADPDALPLELYEQ; this comes from the coding sequence ATGCTCAAAGGCATACACCACGCCGCGATCATCTGTTCCGACTACGCCGTGTCGAAGCGCTTCTATACCGAGACGCTGGGGCTTGCGGTGCTTGCCGAGCACTACCGCGCGGAGCGCGATTCCTACAAGCTCGACCTGCAGCTGCCGGATGGCAGCCAGATCGAGCTGTTTTCCTTCCCGGATCGCCCCCCGCGCCCCAGCTATCCGGAGGCGCGTGGCCTGCGTCACCTGGCGTTTCGGGTCGATTCCGTAGAGGCGGTGGCGGCACGGCTGCAGGCCGCGGGTGTCGCGGTGGAGCCGATCCGCGAAGATGAGTACACCGGCAAGAAGTTCACCTTCTTTGCCGATCCCGACGCGCTGCCGCTGGAGCTCTACGAGCAATAA
- a CDS encoding isochorismatase family protein gives MNTVLIAIDLQNSLLEAGPWQAAQVMERAVALVAAARASEAPVVFVKDRRVEPDGALDADLQVLPGDLVVEKSFCDTFLHTPLDQWLRDRGVTRLVVCGMQTDYCIDTSCRRAASLGYTVELVREAHTTFDHESLPAEQIIAHHNRILRNFPAGDGSVRTVPMDQVAFT, from the coding sequence ATGAATACCGTACTCATCGCCATTGACCTGCAAAACAGCTTGCTGGAGGCCGGGCCCTGGCAGGCTGCGCAGGTAATGGAAAGGGCGGTCGCGCTGGTCGCCGCGGCGCGCGCCAGCGAGGCGCCAGTGGTGTTTGTCAAAGACCGGCGGGTGGAGCCCGATGGTGCGCTTGATGCAGACCTGCAGGTACTGCCCGGGGACCTGGTGGTGGAAAAGAGCTTCTGCGATACATTTCTGCATACCCCGCTGGATCAATGGCTGCGCGACAGGGGAGTAACACGGCTGGTGGTTTGCGGTATGCAGACGGACTATTGCATCGATACCAGCTGCCGGCGTGCGGCATCACTGGGCTATACCGTTGAGTTGGTCCGCGAGGCGCACACGACCTTCGATCACGAGTCATTACCGGCGGAACAGATCATCGCGCACCACAACCGCATACTGCGCAATTTTCCCGCGGGCGATGGCAGCGTGCGCACGGTGCCAATGGATCAGGTGGCATTTACCTGA
- a CDS encoding SRPBCC family protein, producing the protein MVHISISIDRPPETVYAFAANPQNLPRWAAGLARSEVLRDGDAWVAEAPFGRVKIRFAPHNAFGVMDHEVELANGEVVQNPMRVVANGSGSELIFTLLRQPQMSDAQFAADTQAVEEDLQSLKHLLESESLR; encoded by the coding sequence GTGGTGCATATCAGTATCTCGATTGACCGCCCGCCGGAGACCGTCTATGCGTTCGCGGCAAACCCACAGAACCTGCCGCGCTGGGCTGCCGGCCTGGCGCGCTCCGAGGTACTGCGGGACGGCGACGCCTGGGTGGCGGAAGCGCCCTTTGGTCGGGTGAAAATCCGCTTTGCGCCGCACAACGCGTTCGGTGTTATGGATCATGAGGTGGAACTCGCTAACGGGGAGGTGGTACAGAATCCCATGCGGGTCGTCGCCAACGGCAGCGGCAGTGAGCTGATTTTTACCCTGCTTCGCCAACCGCAGATGTCCGATGCGCAATTTGCCGCTGACACGCAGGCGGTCGAAGAGGATTTGCAGTCACTGAAACATCTGCTCGAGTCCGAATCTCTGCGTTAA